GGACAGAATTGGAATTGATCAAGCATTCATATCACGGATCATCGATCAATCGAATTAGTCCTCCTCTTTTTTCCAACGTCATGCACGTACCACGGAAGCATCGCGAAGAGAAATTCTGTTCGTGGAAATAGGAGTAAGCTGTTCATCTATAAACGCGACTTCCCTATTCGGACTTTTATCTcgatgataaaatgaaaacaagttCATGGTCTCGGTGCTCCAATTCAACCGTTGACTCCGTGACGTGTGTTTACGTACCTGAAACGGTGAATcactccaattttttcatattaaaatAGCTGAGGCGTACTGATCAATGTTGCGCAACGCTTGGCCAAGATCATTAACCACGCATCGGATCTTTCACCAATTTCTCTCACGTTTGCATCTGAAGACTCATGGGATAACGGATCATCCTTAACGCTGAATGGCCCGAGATATCTGATTCTCGATTGCGTCATACCGAGATAACATTCATTGGTAAATAAAAGTGTGTAAACTGCGTGAATTGTAACGTTGTTTTGTTGGCTAGCCGTCTATTGTAAATTTAGTTAAATCCAGATGACACGCGAGTACGCCAAGTTTGATTATATTCGTGACTGTTCCAGACATGGTAAAGTGGGCGGGCTCATTCTACTTGTAGAAGCCTTTCTTGGTCTGACCATAATTGCGCTCTTGTGATTACCGTCGAAAGGTTTAGTGTTTAGAACGACATCAGTAGGCGTATgcggagagaaaaattcagtggCAAGTGCACCGCACGCAGAAAGCGGTAAGCCACAATTGCGCGAATAGATATTCCGTAAATGGTTTCGCACTGAATTGCGTACATAGTCTGGAGGTGTACCGGCCAGATATGCGCAGTACAGGATGTTTGACCGTTTACATTAATTTTCTACAGATCGGCGGAGATATAGAATTTATATGTTCCTGCGTTAGTGGAACGAATAACGGTCGCACACCTATCCTAGACTCAGCCACTCTATTATGTCGCGCAATCTCCCAAACCCTGAGCCGGTGAACGATGCCGGTGAGTGATGCGGATAAACGAATGAATGCAGGTTTCCGGATTGAAAATCACGATTGGAAACATCGAACGATTGGAATAAGAACGGTGCGAAGACCTCACTCCGGAATTCTGCATGAAATCCGAAGACTTCAACGGCCACCAACAGCGGTGCTTGACCCAATTTTTTCCtgcaaaataaataacacgaCGTAGCGAACCGTGGTAAATTCGAGCAGGTTCCCGGATCGAGGCGCGCATCAGTTTTGACCCTACGGAGCCAAGTCCGTCCCCGGGTCAACGTTCGTCTCCGGAAGGAGTCCTTCTTCGCTCTTCCGCACCGCGAGTCAGGCGTGCAGGAATCGAACCCCGAGTCGGTGGAATCCTCGGTCGAGGATGTCGAAGCGAGGCGGCCGGGAAGAGGGAGAATCCAGCGGGAAGAGAAAAGCTGGAAGCGAGGACAACGCGGTTGGGGCGGAGCGGTTTTGTCCGCAGCCGCGGAGAAACCGTCCGGCCCGAGATAGAATCTTCGCGTCACGAATTCCGCGTACAATAGAGATGTCGGAGATTTTTAAGAGCCAGCCCTCGTCCGCGTTTCTTAGAGCTTAGCCGCACAGGTTCGACAACTCCTGGCTCGCGTTGCGCTTAACGCGAAACCATCCGCTTGCCCCTCGACTTTGCACGTCGGGTCGACGGAGGTCTTGTGGGTCCGACGATCCTCGCACCGTTGGCAGCGTTTACCGATTCCCGAGGAAAAAAGCCTCCTCGTTTGTCGTCGTGCCACCGGATTACAGGCTTTCGCATTTTTCATCGTTCGACACAAAATTTCTGTGAACTTAGAGCAGTGGGATGTAAACTACTCCTGCTACTGCAGCTCAGCCATTGACATTCACCGCAACAtgtttcatgaatttttatgGTGAATAACCTGCGTTAGATGCCAAATCTATCATTCACTGTCATGGCCGATGGGCGGGTTCTGCCAATCACTGTAAAATTACTAACTGCTACCGACGATTTGGAAATCCACTCAATCTGTACGATATGTTCACTTCTGACAAGGCGACAGAGAGGTTCTAAAAACGCTGCTATAATTTCTGTCATCCTCCATTATGAGAATGGGCCAAAATTTAACAGCGGCTTATCTCTGCACTTAGCGATGAACGATTTTTGTCCACCGCTATCAGTACCATTTGTGAGTGTCAATCAATTTCGTATAGTTAATGGCATGGCTCGATTCGCGAAATAAATCAACTCTTCGGGAATACACTGACAATCAAATTATCATAATAAGACAAAGTCCCTTGGCCATTGTATGATAATGAACCTACTTAACGCTATCGCGATGTTCGCTCCCATGCTTGTACCAACTTATGTACCATGATACACTGCTGCACTTCCCGCTCGTTATGTTTGTACGTGAATTTTGTTAACTTCCCCACGCCATTCAGCTTGCGAAAAATCGAAACGGAAGCTCTACCTTCAGCCGCATTTTTTCCCTAACCTGCGATCCATGGAGAAATCTTGAGAAAAGTGATGGTATATACTAAATACAAATTACTTTGTGATTTTCAACCGTTTTACAGAGCAAAAACCTACCGAGTTAACACGCATCGGAATTCTTTCAATGTTACATagttagaattttttttttccacagacTATTCCCACTACCTGCACGATTGCCGTTTGAAGTAAACTCTTCCCTTCCGGAAGCGTTTACAGTATACTTACCTGCATCATTGTGGTATGGGTACCATAATTCTCTATACGTTTTAACACTGAACGAGAAACCGATCGTAAAACAGCCGGTAAATCTCAGCAACAATTTTCTCTACTTTAATGACAAGTGTTAAAATGCCGCGGTAACGAGATTGATCTCTGTAGAAGTTGTTTCCTGCTATCCGTATTGCACAATACTGCACTCGTTTAAGTAGCTATTCAGAGTATCTTCACAGTTAAAAATCCTCAAAGTGATCTCTCATGCTAAACGAAACGAGCGCCCACCCAACTCACATCCCGGAAAAAAGTGACCGATTTATTTGTTACTCGGTTGAATAATTGCAGACCGTGAATTAACAATACTCTCAAGTCAACCGACCAACAAAACCATTCGACACTGCGCAGGCATCCGTAATCGACGATTGAGTAATCGGAGATCGGATATactctttttttgtttctatgcACCAGACGATCAATTATTCGATGCTCGTTAGGACTTTTGGCCTGATTGGGTTCATCAAACTATGCTCTTGTTTCAGACGGCGAACAAACCTCGATACACATAGAATCAGGACCCAGCGGTGTCGTTCATTACTACTCGACCATCAATCAGAAGTTAACAGAATCGGTGAGCGTGCACAGTAGTAATCGCCAATTTTCATCGGTGACTACTTAGTGCGGGATCTTATGGAAAAACGAAACGCAGCTTAAATCGAAATTGGAGTGATTGAGTATTTGTTACAGTACGACGACATGGAGGTCCTTGACATCGACGCGTTGAACAACACTCGAAGGGCCACCAAACAGGTGATATTCTTCAACCGGGTACCGAAAGTTGGTTCCCAATCGTTCATGGAACTACTTAGAAGACTCTCCGTGTTCAACAGGTTCTTCTTCAATCGAGACAGGGTTCAGAGGGTCGAGACCATCCGCCTTGCTCCAATCGAACAGGTACTTACGGTATCTCGTAAAGTAATGTTCGTTAAGGCTTGAccttccggctaacttgtaCTCGGTCGGAAAgaaaatgcgagttcgattctgtacgaattatgtgacgaTGACTCCCAATCTCTCACGTCGGCTGCATCGCCAGTCATTGTCACAcaattcgtatagaatcgaactcgcattttgtttcgtatCGTAAACAAGGTAAACATTCTTGCTATATGTATGATTTGTATAGTTAGGACTCATTGAATGAACGCTTTTCAGCTCCAACTGGCGACAATGGTTTCCGGTTACGCTGAACCTTCAGTCTACATCAAGCACGTTTGTTTCACGAATTTCACCGAGTAAGTAGTGTTAAATAATAGACGATCATGTTACCCTGTGCTTGCCAAATTAAacaaatgaattgattcgttactttaaagaagaaaaaaaaatatcgatctaTAATCTTCTGCAGAATCCAgattcaaatcatttttcgaccCGCTGAGTTTGTAAATCAGAATCAATTAAATTTGACTAATAATACGGGCTGTttcgttgaattgaaatatattctataaaaatatgattatttgAAAGGAAATTCCATCATACCTACAAAAAACTGGGTCAATTCAATTTGTAATAGGAGCTTCGATGaggcaaatttttcaataaaatgtaGGTTGATTAAAGTCGCACAGTTACagattctcaaatttctaTCCCTCGCGTTTCTTTCCTCCTGATTTTGCTTCATTTCCATTCGATCCTCTAAATTTTTCGACGAGATTCTTTTGACGAACGAATCTGTCGCCTGCAGATTCAATTTGCCGGAACCGATTTACGTAAACCTGGTGCGAGACCCGGTCGAGCGCGTAATTTCCTGGTACTACTACGTCAGGGCTCCGTGGTATTACGTTGAACGGAAGCAGATATTTCCCGACCTGCCTTTGCCGGATCCGAATTGGCTGAAGAAAGACTTCGAGTCCTGCGTCCTGGAGGGTGACAGGGAGTGTAGATACCTCGAGGGCGAGATCCACGAGGGCATCGGTGACCACCGAAGGCAAACCCTCTTCTTTTGCGGCCACAGCGATAAATGCAGGTATAGCTTAGAATTCACCGCAATTTTCCTCATCTGTAGTTTGGATTTCGAtaagattttcgatatttagAGTCATTAAATTTGTCTTATTACAAATTTGTATCTTTCCCACGAGCTTGGGCTAAATTTACAACTACTCAGTGTCGTGTGTCaagtttttataaattgtGCTTCGTTTTTTGAgggaaattttatcaaacctgcttatacatgtatactgtGAATCTTAATTATTAGAAAACTTGCAAGGATGCTCGAACTATTTATAAGGATGTGAATGAGCTGGTACAGGAGTATGAATTGAGTTTCCatagtttaaaaattgaataaaaattcacctaCTCTCAATAATTTTCAGACCATTCAACACGGTAGGTGCTTTGGAGAGGGCTAAACTGGCGGTTGAAAAACATTACGCTGTTGTCGGTATCCTTGAGGATATAAACAGTACGTTGACGGTATTAGAAAATTATATACCCAAATTTTTCCGAGGAGCAACAGACGTCTACTGGGGTAGgttaattgcaaaaaaaaaaaaactgtttaaaaatatatcttaGCTTTTAAATTTTCCCCTGCTTTTCGCAAGAGATCACAACTCCCGCTGGTCGATTCAAGCTGAAATCACGTCACCATATCTGGCATCACATGACGTCGAGAACTATATTTAAATGTTACATTTGCTCGGCCAATGGCTGATCTATTTTTATACAGTCTTACGGATATATACACGAATACgtatatttacatatgtatttgtttgaaataatCAGACAAAAGAAAACTTTAACCATCGCAAATTTAGGTCTTGAATAGAGTATCATCATTCATCAATAATCGCAATATCAAATGAATCATGCAATGGATAGAACTGTAGCAGccagtggaaaaaaatgaatgaggAATTGAAAGCTGCATATTGCGCCTGTGGTAGGCAACCGATCTTACGTCCGCGTAAGACTTTCACTTCGTACATCAAGGCGCAACAAACATGACTGATAACACGAAAAGAAAACTCAACGAAACCAAATTTGCATAGCGAATAAACAATTTGTAATCATTCATAAATAATCATGATACCAATTAATTGTGCCACGAATGGAACTGCAGTAATCCGCGAAAAATATGATCGGGAATTGAAAGTAGCGAGTTACGCCTACGATTGGCAACCAACCTTACGTGCACGTAAGACCTTCATTTTATACGAGGCGCAATGAAAAGTTTAATGAACTGTGTGCGTCGCTTTTTCGTGAACTGTACAAACATTAGGCAAATTCGATTACAACAgcattattactttttttttttacaaaagcAGTTTTTTTAACCAAGGCAAACACGGACAGAtaagattgtttttttttttttacgtcaaaTCTTAGCTGGCGATAATTTTGGTTTTACTGTTCGAATAATTGACTGGGTTTTTACActctcattatttttataatttttacatcaaatttgtttatctttgatttctgtttcttattttttcagacGAAGTCAACTCGTTTACGAAAATAaatcggaattttttcaagccaCCGGTTAGCGAGGAGGTAAAAGATCTggtgcgaaaaaatttcacgagagAAATTGAGTTCTACCAATTCTGTCGACAACGACTTTACAAACAGCTCAGAGCCCTGAGGTTAACTAATTTGCCAAATCAAATCGACAACACTCTTTAAGGATATCATTTCCACGAACGGTAAGGAGGGGTTCCTCGTTTTTCTGTTCACATATCGAGTGAAGACGACCACATCTTACGGGTGAAGCGTCGCAGAAATTTCCGGGACAATTTATCCCCCTTTTCTCTCCTCGAGTATGAAAGCAAagacaaagaagaagagaaaaataatagcaGACAATAACTATTTTTCAGTTGGTAAAGATTTTCGGTTTCATCGTcgactaataataataaaacattgTGATTGTGAAACGTTATCACGTTTAGAATTGTAGACTTTATAAGTACATTGTATAATTTCACTTGTATAATAGTCTTTAATTGTATTTGCGGATAAAAATGTGCGGGAGCATTTTCGATCTATATAGGTATCACAAAAATCAAGAGGACCAATCTGCGCCTAGATTACGAATAtgaaatgtatgtatgtacgcgtGTGTGATTATGCAAAGTATtaatatatagtatatttaGACCGCAAACTCGTGGGCAGCTATAcctataaatattataatatcttTTATAatctcgatgaaaaataactttaCATGATAATTTACAACGACAAATGGTTGAATTTTGATGCAAGCAAAGCGTTAATGATAACAATGATGTTTTTCGGAAGatcgaacaaatttttataaatcaaaAGGTAGATATCGTCCATGGTATTTTCTGCGTATTCTagatatgtttatttattatctatTATACTTTTATTCCAGAATACATTTTGTATTACAAAAGCCGGCAATTAGAATAttataagtaaaataataagtAAGTAAATCGCTGAATATATTCGtggtagaaatttttgaactaAAGAATATGAAGGTTTCCATActtgattattcaaaatcagaaaattaaTAGGACTAAAAGGATAgaacgaattaaaaaatgcaCATTTTACGAAACGGTAATTCCGTACTTATATTACTATCTCGGTGTagtttgaattattgtttagTGTATCGGACGGACCATACtgcgtgaataaaaattgtttactttATAAGGTGAGGTTatcatgaaaatattcacatcCTCATGATCATgacaaatattgtacaattaGTTAACTATACTTACACGTATCACGCAAATTTAAACGTGCGCGAAATATATATCAATGCGAAATAAACATAATGAAAGAACAGTTTTcctcttttcaatttttacaggCTCACATAGTACAGCAAATCAGAAAAAGTAATAACTATTCTCAAATCTAGGTACGTATATtagttgcaaatttttctaattaccaGCGTTTTATTTaactaatttaaaaaaacaaacagaataTGACAAAATAGTTCAacgaagacattttttttctcttttccgtCCATTTCTTGCCTTCAAAAACCCAGCGGTAAAATCAATTTACAAAACTAAAAgtatagatttaaaaaaaaaagggcaaaaaaaaatatttctaatctTCCCGTTCATTTTACAGCTTGTTAAGCAATTAAGCGACGATATCCATTCTCGATTTCGACAGCATTCCTCGTTTcaccaattatttttatgtcaTTGTAACGATTTAATAGTTTTCCAAAAACAGCGAAAAGAAAGCCGAAAGATCGATTAACTTTCAGCATCGAAGCGATTCGTTCGTTATATTACCATTTGAATCGAAGTTTTCAGGCGTCGCGTActcgataataattttctttcgttaaATGGCCTTCGCGACGAATGGTTGCTCAagatgaatatataatattggcCGGTGATCGCAACGCGGTGAATTTTTACACCGTCCGATATATGCACGAAGTGCAAGACATTCTGAACGCCGATTGTTAATATAGTCGAGATGGCGCGACGGATCCTGACCTCTGAATGCCAAATAAGTTTAAAACAATCTCCGATTGATCTGATCCGAACAATTACGGACGACGGACATCTCCGATGAAATAAATACCTCTTATAAGCCTCGAGTGAGTTTATAAAGTTTTTTGAGAAAACCAAATTAGccgaaaaaaaactaacaaaccgagaaaacagttttttcgcAACAATTTTCTTCAGCATGAAAAGGAAAGAATCTGTCAGTTTTTTCGACAATCTTCCGCGACGATCTCGAAAACGGTCgaacgaaaaatctgaatccgatagaaaaagtttcgaaagttttgaaagaaaaattgaaaaaaaaaaacattcaataaaTGTATAAACTCTACGATACCATTACCTCAAaactataatttatttatttgctcgTTTTCCTTGCTTCATCCACGCTGGTTGAATTATTTCGAGATCTATTTTACGTATATTTGTACTCTGCAGACTTTTGTGTGACCAATTAATGTATCATAGGATCGgcttttttacattttcgcaCGAACACACACTTTTGTCAATGTGCAAAATCTAAAGAAATTACAGTTTCGGTAAAACACGCGTCGAGGAATGAAGTGCGAGATGTTCAATCTGTAGTAATATTCCATAAGTTGTCGATTTTCTAAATCGTTTTCCAACTgatcgatatttatttattctcttaATTTTACGGGGATAAAtagttttccaaatttttatttagacACGCGAGTGAACCAAATTTGATACCGGAATAACCGTGTAGGAACGATATTGATCATAGTTAATTGATCATTAATTTCAGTTCCCTGTGTTGTTTTTGACACTGTCCCATAAAGCGATCATGTATTATCGAGTCAAAGTTTTCCATGTACATAAGTGGGAATCAATTATTGTTCCGTGCATAAAACGTCCATTGTTAATTCATTATCGAAGGTCGTAGGTCGTATAACGCTGAGGCGATTAATTATGTCTATAATAATACACAAATGCACTATGTAGCTATATGAAAATCGAATAATCAAAGTGAGAGAAtaaggaagaagagaaaagaaaaaaggaaaacgatTTATTGTGTATATCAGCGTAGTCCTGAAACAACGTTACATTATTACTTGCTTGCGTatgcaatatatgtatatatttataaatagtttatgtatacaatatataaacCTGCTTTCGGTGACAACGTGTTACGATACACACTTCATAgtttatataggtatatatatatatacatatacatataataggTGTTTGggatacgtatatatacacgatgTATGCACGTTTTATtcaatgtatataatatatttacaattattcgtATGTaatgttataattatattgcgCGTACAGTGTACgttcgatttttattaattatcaaatGATAGGAATAGATTCGATCATTTTCACGATCggttggaaaaaaaggaaaatgaataatggatatgaaattaaaacttaaaaaatatattatggCCTAAAAACAActataacaacaacaacaacaacaacaaagactaattattatttattttcagtgGTCTCGTTAATTTATCATTATTGCCCAAGATCGTTTCATTCCACTAttcttatcattttttgtcattaatttctcttatGCAGTGCCTATACATCTGGAGTTTTATagtttttcctctctttccaCCCTCAAATTTTACCTACCTATAGAATTCAATCGTGCTGCGATTAtatggattttattttttaccattatcaattttctttattattcgATTATACAATTCGTCGACCTTTCAATTGCTCGTTCATTTcactcgatatttttatattttggatttttgttttgtatttctcttatcgaagaagaaaaaaactctaCAGACAGACTAGAGATAATACGTACATAGAAAAATATActagttatatatatacatatatatatatatatatacacacatatatatatatatgaatatattaatataacatgtaatatatataatatactataaGTTTCGTTAAAATCTAAGTCATTTGACACgtcacgtatattatatatttaaatttatgcCGTTTATAAccatatacataataatatttttatcaattcaaattcaaattcgattgTAGCGCATTTCTACAATCTCAATTCGATATTTAtcgtgtataaatttaatatacaatattattatattatgatGGATTCGAAcgaataaaattcacaaatcagaaaaatcaaatttcaatacgctgccatcGAAAATTCTAATCAGATAAATATTATCCTTTACAACTTCATTACGTatgactaatttttttcaatcattactTATGtttattgttataaaataaaagaggACACATTTTACCGTGAGgtttgtattatttataagcTTAAATTCGTTAGTCTGCGTCTTCGGTTATGTGGAGAACGGATataacat
The Neodiprion fabricii isolate iyNeoFabr1 chromosome 5, iyNeoFabr1.1, whole genome shotgun sequence genome window above contains:
- the LOC124183235 gene encoding heparan sulfate 2-O-sulfotransferase pipe isoform X2; translation: MIVKDNTWRQRRLAVPKRTSELIALIALSSTLFLFLHTRDLHSRLREMEVRLQPGDEEGFSASQLSSDGEQTSIHIESGPSGVVHYYSTINQKLTESYDDMEVLDIDALNNTRRATKQVIFFNRVPKVGSQSFMELLRRLSVFNRFFFNRDRVQRVETIRLAPIEQLQLATMVSGYAEPSVYIKHVCFTNFTEFNLPEPIYVNLVRDPVERVISWYYYVRAPWYYVERKQIFPDLPLPDPNWLKKDFESCVLEGDRECRYLEGEIHEGIGDHRRQTLFFCGHSDKCRPFNTVGALERAKLAVEKHYAVVGILEDINSTLTVLENYIPKFFRGATDVYWDEVNSFTKINRNFFKPPVSEEVKDLVRKNFTREIEFYQFCRQRLYKQLRALRLTNLPNQIDNTL
- the LOC124183235 gene encoding heparan sulfate 2-O-sulfotransferase pipe isoform X1, whose protein sequence is MIMKDNTWRKRRLPIPKRTSELIALIALSSTLFLFLHTRDLHSRLREMEVRLQPGDEEGFSASQLSSDGEQTSIHIESGPSGVVHYYSTINQKLTESYDDMEVLDIDALNNTRRATKQVIFFNRVPKVGSQSFMELLRRLSVFNRFFFNRDRVQRVETIRLAPIEQLQLATMVSGYAEPSVYIKHVCFTNFTEFNLPEPIYVNLVRDPVERVISWYYYVRAPWYYVERKQIFPDLPLPDPNWLKKDFESCVLEGDRECRYLEGEIHEGIGDHRRQTLFFCGHSDKCRPFNTVGALERAKLAVEKHYAVVGILEDINSTLTVLENYIPKFFRGATDVYWDEVNSFTKINRNFFKPPVSEEVKDLVRKNFTREIEFYQFCRQRLYKQLRALRLTNLPNQIDNTL
- the LOC124183235 gene encoding heparan sulfate 2-O-sulfotransferase pipe isoform X5, yielding MEVRLQPGDEEGFSASQLSSDGEQTSIHIESGPSGVVHYYSTINQKLTESYDDMEVLDIDALNNTRRATKQVIFFNRVPKVGSQSFMELLRRLSVFNRFFFNRDRVQRVETIRLAPIEQLQLATMVSGYAEPSVYIKHVCFTNFTEFNLPEPIYVNLVRDPVERVISWYYYVRAPWYYVERKQIFPDLPLPDPNWLKKDFESCVLEGDRECRYLEGEIHEGIGDHRRQTLFFCGHSDKCRPFNTVGALERAKLAVEKHYAVVGILEDINSTLTVLENYIPKFFRGATDVYWDEVNSFTKINRNFFKPPVSEEVKDLVRKNFTREIEFYQFCRQRLYKQLRALRLTNLPNQIDNTL